A window of Rhododendron vialii isolate Sample 1 chromosome 13a, ASM3025357v1 contains these coding sequences:
- the LOC131315158 gene encoding uncharacterized protein LOC131315158 codes for MEGKKAADVFSWLPFECTGDSEDIFELNVASEDAKTDVEGDDDAHSCCCDFMVFDDLGDAHDEFYHVDDANDDDDYYYDDNGEEEEVSSWGKARQRKKPRLSVDSISTTIVLMNDEMEKSRLFWEACLAS; via the coding sequence ATGGAGGGCAAGAAAGCTGCCGATGTGTTCTCCTGGTTGCCCTTCGAATGCACCGGTGATTCGGAGGACATCTTTGAGCTCAATGTGGCTTCCGAGGATGCGAAAACGGATGTCGAAGGAGATGACGATGCACACTCCTGTTGCTGCGACTTCATGGTGTTTGATGATCTAGGAGATGCCCATGATGAATTTTATCATGTTGATGATGCCAATGATGATGACGATTACTACTATGACGACAatggggaggaggaggaggtgagcAGCTGGGGAAAAGCTAGGCAACGCAAGAAACCAAGGCTCAGTGTGGATTCAATTTCAACAACAATTGTGTTGAtgaatgatgagatggaaaAGAGCAGGCTTTTCTGGGAGGCTTGCTTGGCATCTTGA